The Rhododendron vialii isolate Sample 1 chromosome 1a, ASM3025357v1 region CCCGTCCTCCGCCAGAGTCTTCCTCTgttatctgttttttttttcttttctgtagaCCATGGCTTCTTATCCTCCACTACAGTCTTGCACTGTTGATCAAGATGATAATTGTCCACTCTCGAAAAGAAGTAATTCATTACGAGTTGTCTCAACATTTATATTTGTACTCATCGTTCCGAGAGTTGCATTTTTTCCTTTGAATtgtactccttccatcccaatttaagtgtccatGTTTCTGTTTTGGGATGTCTCAAAATAAGTGTTCACTTTCTAAAAATAACCATCAAAATATGTCAAACTTCCAATTTAGCCCCTAAAAAGTACACACTTATTTGTTAGCTTTTTAtattcgtgtcatttttaaattgacaatatctttcaatttataatatttttccagattttgaaaactttgtataacaaaactaattgagatctatcaaacaagatccatattacatattttttgaatccATATTGACAGATATAAGCGATTTCCATGCATATAATTAACTATACAGTTTTTAAGGTTAATTTTGGAAATTGAGagtaaaaaatttgacttcTTAAAATACACGATTTCTCATAGaggacacttaaattgggacggagggagtataacaaCTCTTGGAACGATGAGTACGAATATAAATGTTGAGACAACTCATAATGACAACACCCGAACATATAATCCGCTAAAGCATGGAAATCAAGGTGAAGAACCTCAGGGAGCTGCTGCGAAGGGAGTCCACAAATTAACTCTGTAGAGGATATGAGAGCCGTAATCATAACCAAAATTAACCCCAAATCTCCTGAGCTTAATGCATATGCAGAGAACTAGTGTTTTATCAACAAAGTCAGCAAATTCACCAACATTACTGTCAACAAATGAGTTGTCTCAACATTTCTCGAATTGAGTACACGATATTTAGGGATGAGGTGATCCAAAAGATATTAGTTGGTAGTCCGTTGTTGGAGATTTTGGAGTTCACTTAAGCTACACGATAATTCTTGCTGCCtggttttccattttcttgAAGAGACTGGATGCAACAttagttttctttcttcttctgtttcttaAAGGTCTATATGACGACGTGTGGTGAGCAATCACTTAGTAACTAATTTTATGAAACTCGTTGGACTAAGGACGGAAGTTATTCTACTTTTTGTTTATCTCTGCTGCCTGGAGGATGCAATTTGTGATGATTGAACACCCATTGTACTTTCATCGATGAGTATAATTGCAATGTCGCAAAGCCTAATGTTTGACGGTGCCTCTGGCTACCTACTAAACACTGCTTCATTGTTAAAACATTATTGTGAGTCTTAGATATATGCATggttgtaaaatattttttctatgcTCGTGCCAAAATTTAAGCCTTTAGCCTATATATGTTTAATGTTAAGCATTCCACATTGTTGTTGATGATACCCTtgtacttaaaaaaattatatgttttggTTAGGTCGTCCATCTTGCCTAGTTCATGTacatgtgtatgtgtatgtgtatgtgggTGCTATGCACAGCTAAAATGTGAATGGACAGTGTGGTTCTGAACTTTAAACTGGTTGTTGTAGAAATGGCTGTCGGTGGAGCAGCACCCCCAAGAGGAAGTGCAGCAGCAGCTGCTGCCAATCTGCGTAGGAGGAGAACAGCAGGTGGTGGGACTGCTGCAGGAGGAGCAGCCGGCAACATGCTCCAGTTTTACACAGATGATGCTCCAGGGCTTAAGATATCTCCCAATGTTGTCCTTGTAATGAGCATTGGTTTCATAGCATTTGTTGCTATTCTTCATGTCATGGGTAAGCTGTATTTCGTACGTAGGGAGGCTTGAGAAGTTCTATGGTTTACCAGCTGTTTAAATTTGCAGAATTTTTGTGTTTGGGATCCTAACGTTTTGTGTTCATAAGGACTGTGTTGTCCTTACTGCTTTTGATTACATTGAGAAACACAATTTGCTTGGAACCTGGAAATGCTCTTTTTGAGGGTGATTgcttatgattttttttccggCTAATGACACTTCGCGAGGGTGACTGTCATTGTGAGGGCGAGAATTCTCGCTCTTCACCCGGCATACGAAATGTCCAGTTCCAATAATTGATTTTTCCTGCCGCTGATAGCGTATGGATTGACTGAACCCGTACACGTTTGTTTATTGTATGTTTATCAGTTTCTCATCTGATTTCCCCTAAAATAGCCAACAAGCCAATTTTAGGTCAAGCTATCCTCTCTCCGATTTGTTTTTTACCATCTATTCTGGCAATAAAGTGTTGCCTCATGAGTTCACATGTTTCATTCCTGTGGATGCTAAacattttatactttttttaaacttttgggCTATTGGAAGTTTGTTCGGTCATAAGAGCATCTACAGTAAAATaagcaaaatcaaaaggttattgaagttaacaatgtttgttcaaaaaagtgctcacattagaataaccaaatttaacaatcgcttaggccatccacagtggcataataaaaaatggataaccaaaagttgacatatcagcttttgattattcatttaagaggttactaagcttaacaatgttgaggtccacaatggtcacttctagtccataactaaaataagggatacactacaatttcactctctctccccttgtgtttttcaccattgatcacttctctccattacacttttttttttgcaaaaatatatcaattttctcctttaattttggggaaaaaattggtgacttcctttcctaatattatgaatttggaaaaaaaaattcatatactaaaaataaaaaaccagatatgttcttgaatttgtaaaaaaatgtaaggttctttatgtactcaaccacagagagaggaacgaaaaaagaataaaataaaaatggaaaaaaaaagtgaaatacctgaATGCGAcgacaaatgttttccatcattgatcacttccctccattacggtttttttttttggcaaaaatatatcgattttctccctcaattttggagaaaaaattggtgacttccttccctcatattatgaatttgaaaaaaaaatcatgtactcaaaaaaaaaaaaacagatgtgttcttgaatttgtaaaagaatgcaaggttcttcgtgtactcaaccacaaggagaggaacgaaaaataataaaataaaaacggaaaaaaagtgaaataccttaatccggtgaCAATGAGTTGGATcgtaaatgattgaaagatataagctttacttttggagggaaagaaaaagaaaaagtttgtggctgaagaaaatgagatatagagtaggcgaagaaaatatcatttgaaacacgtgtgtacataaattttagaaccagttaacttatgtggtgtgagatccacaaattttgattattgaaaaaagattgctagttttagttatccaaagcccaaaatttgattatttctaagaatgttgttaagtttgattataccattgtgagccatcttttactccaatattgttaactttaaaaataatttgcttttaattatgccactgtggatggccttagtagctcatcaaattttggtttttaaataatcaaaattagcaattttttgctaataaccaaatttagtgatctccacattttctcaatcaatacatccatcattacataaaaaccttttctctttctctatctatctcaacattgtttttaaaaaataattttaaaaaactattttttcagaaactttttataaaaaaaaactgctttttatgattttttttttcaattttttaaaaaaaaatgtatttacatagaatttttttttcttacacaatttttttgtttcataaactattttttgtacaactgtttttaacttaaaattgtttttttcttcttcccaaaaagtcaaaaattgtttaataaactgtttttttccttcaaaaagagattagtttttaaaaaaaaaaactactctgtatttttaacataaactagTTTTTCAAATAACATACATAAAATGAAGGAGAAAAGTTTTGAAGGAACTCagggaaggaagcaatgggtcTATTGGTTTTTGattatgaacaaaaaataaccaatgtgggataacattgttaactttaacaacttttaaatggataaccaaaatctAATGTGGCATGTTTTAATTATTGACTTTTGCTTGTTCCACTGCGGATGCTCTTAACTTCAGGGTCTCAAAAAGTAATTGAGGTACTCGCAAATTAACCCGAATAttcagttataaaaaaaagtgactTATTCGGTCTTAGTCTCACAATCCGGGATATCCATTAAACCCGAGCAACCAAGAAATTTAGTGATTAATGAATTGAATactaaaaaaatgaggaaaagtcaattttttgaaaaatatttagataaaaattgtaattttttacttttttgattcttctagaagagacgaattaataattcacaaaaatttgatataaaattaaaatttatttaaaaaaattaaaaatatgaataagaacaaaacaaaaagacaagttgtaattttattttattttttgaaacttgGCCCAAGTTATCGGGTTCTTTTTTAATGTAATTGTCGAAATCTTGttcaaaataaaatggaaattaattttcacatttttttgtcttttagcagaatatatatatatatatatatatatatatatattacaataaaaaatgtaattgtCGGAAAGAAAGTGCAtatcaattttcaataaaaaatgtaattgtCGGAATATAAATATCTATTACACCTTTTTGGCGTAAACGTCTATTTTAAGGTcgactcaatttttattttttcagtcaATCGATAGGATGGGATAGAATCATAAAAGTAAGAATCTAATGAAATTCACAGTGATAAAGACTCGGACCAGACATTATACCTGGTCTCAATTGAAATTGAATTGTTTCTTTCGCATCACACGTGTGTCCGGGACGCAATTTCTCCTGGTCTAGGGTTTTCTACGTCAGCGGCGACAGCCCAAATCGTAAATCGAATAGGTACTCTCTCTCTGCCTACGGTTCATAACAACAGGATTTAAGGTGAAGCTCACtgagagcatccccaatggagATGTATTTTGAAACCggatggatagttattttaaatgaaaaaaatggttaaaagttagttggatgtaaaatatAACTCACTCCTCTCCaatggtgagatgtaaaaaaaggatggataattaactaaATTTCTCTCGTCCTTAATTTTCTCCAACTTTTTTAACCCTAATTTAAGTactgttgaaaaataattttggtatctaATAATtgaggatttaaaaaaaattttaattccgcaaaaaaaaaaaaaaaatacttccgtcccaatttttttttacttctcatccacttcaattaagatttaaaaaaaaaaaagctccaaCGGGCAGCGTGGCCCACCCCCAATGCCTTTTCAtccctattctctctctctctttctgtctCTCACAGTCGGAGAAGATCACTCCAGCGCCCCacaccgccccccccccccccccgcacgcacacacacacgatCTCTCGATCATCCATCACTTGCCGATCCAAACCCTCGTCCAAACCCTTGCATCCCGATCGGAAATCACCTCCAGATTCGACCCCAACTCCCGCCGGCGTTATCCATCTCACGGACCCCCTCATCTCCTGCTTCCTCACCTCCAGATTCAAGATTTGCAGATTCCGGCGAAGTTCAAGTTTTTCCGGCGACTCAGGTATACTCCGGCCGTCCATTGTTCTGGTAAATTAGTTGATTTGCTGACCTGGAGGGGATGGAAAGATGCTTCTAGGAATGGATATAATAGGGATGGATATCCATCCCCATATAACTCAAAGCTATTTTCCATCCCCGGATCCATCCCCATTGGAAAGCTGATTTTTGATTTAGGGCTGGATAATAACTATGACAACCCCTTTTCCATCCGCATTGGGGTTGCTCTGATTTTCCAACTCTCTGGGGTTACAGGCCATTGCCATGGCCACTGACTTGGACGCTCTAGACGAAATCTTCTCCGAGCCTGCTGCAAAAAAAGGTCACTTTTAGCTTCCCCACCATTTCAATAAAGTTTCTTCTGTAAAACGATGATGATCGAGACGCGAttcggcattttttttttcggtcgTGGGCTGAGTTTTTTTCAATGTGAAATTTGCTTGCAGTTAGGACTGGGGTCAAATTTCAACCGAAGGCCAAACCCCGTCCAAGAAAGGAATCATCTGCTGTTGTTGATGTTGGAGAGAATAAGAAACCATCTTTAGTTGGTTCTGGTTCTGAGACCCTGAAGAATGAAAAGTCATTGAAAAACAATGAAGACTTTGTATCTGGAGTTCATTCCTCCGATGACCGCGCAGTAGTGAACCCCTCGTTGGAACATTTTGTTATCGGGGAGTCTTTGGGCTCCGGTGCTGGTCTGCCTTCCGACGTATCACCTGACGTAAATGGATTGCATTTTACCATTGGCAAATCAGCAGGAGAAGTAAAGATAtagattctctctctttcgTGTCACTTTTGAACGTTTCTTTCTCCGTTTTCATTAACTTTGTTACTTTCAGAGTGCAGATATCTTTTTCGGGTTGGAGTCTCTTGATGATTTTTACTCTCAATCTACTACCACTTCAACGGGTAAGTGATGACACTTTGTACCGGATTGCATTATTTGCTTGTGGTTCTTATGACACTGATTACGCATTATGTTGGCAGTGGGGGCTGCGAATAGGTCTCTGAAAGAGGTTGACCTGAGCGTCCATCTTGGAAATGATTTATCAACATCATGTCCAGTAAATAACGATGCTGAAGGCATTCTTGCGCATTCAGAGATACCCACTGTTCGTGATTCTGATACTAGGAGCGTGGAAGAGGAACCTGTTATTCCAGTGGTTTCTCATCTTAATGTATCAGCTGTTGGGGTATCCAATGCATCCTCACCTGATCCATCTGCTGATCTTACTATTCCTCAGGATCCCTTAACCTGTGGGGACAGTGCTTCATGTGAAAGTGGAGTTCCCCATATAAACACAAGATGTGTGGAAATAGAGGTGAATGCAGTTGTTCTTTTATGTCCTTTGTTTAAACAAGAGCTTGTCTCGCTGAAAGTACTTATTGGCTTCTTTATGGTAACTTTCAGGACGCAGAGGCCAATCCATGCTTGGAAACCTTATTTCAGTTAACCACACAATCTGGTATCTAAAAAATTAGctctttgttgttgttgttgttgtttttttttttttttttggcgttcAATTTACCGGTATAGTTCTTTATCTCAGGTCAGCGGAGGGGAAAAttcaagcccaagcccaaggcTCAAATTGACGGGGAGAAACCTGGCGGTATGACTTCTCGTCCGCAGGGGTATGAGTCAGTTCCATGCTCTCAGAATGCTCAGTATGTTCCTTCTGAAAGTGAATATATAAATGAGGCCTCTATCCCTGCAATGCCAACAAACGATCTTCTGAATTTCTCGTCATTGAGGTTTGATGATACTTCATCCCAAATCCCAGAGATTGAAGAACCAATGTATCCTGGGGAAACTTCAGAAAAGATTGTACGCATCCAACTTTGGCACTGTCGTTTATTTTGATGTGATATATAATTCTGTATGATTGCGTCATTTGATCCTACTCTTATgcatttttctctatttttatcTCTTGTTTGAATTTTACAATTAGGTTTCTCCAAGAACCAAGTGTAGAAAAAGAAAACGTCGAAAGGTACCCGTTGTTTCTTCGGACCACCAACAAGCTTCCATATCTGGTCCGGAGAATGAAGCTGATGATGACGAGAACTACGTCTATGAATCCCCAAGTGGTTCACATATACATGAAGATGAAAGTTTTGATGGTAAATTACAGGAGattaaaacaactaaaaaaagaaaagtaccaAGAAAGTCCAATAAATCTGCAACTCAGAAAGAAAAACCTGTTCAGAAGCGTAAGAAGGCTAAAGAAGTTCCCGACCCGGCAACTAAAGAGCCTCCCGGAAAGTTCTCTCACTCTACTAAGCGTAAGAGAAGACAAGGTAACTTGCACTTTCGGGGTGTATGGATTGTGACTCTAAAAGATAGTAAATGATATTGTTTTTCATgtgtttgcttctttttttttgaaatagttGACAAGGCTTTGCTTGACACCCCAGAAGATGAAATTGATGTGACAAAGTTATGTATGAGAGATCTAATCTTGCTTGCAGAACACAGGGAGCGGATTTCTGTATGTATTATGCATTATCCTATGACTGCTGCTATTCTAGTGGATTTGTGGAGCGACCATGATTACATATGTTGGATCAGTGTTTTGTTGATACTTTGTtgataaaatgtttttttttttttttggtaagtattgttgttgttgtcaatACAATGCCATTTCCTTTCTTGCAATGTCACCTATAGCCATGTAATGTCTTGGTTTTGCTGTAGCATGCCTGATTATCTGCCTTGGTACTGTTTGGTTCTCTTGTGCAGAGCAAAGAGGGAAAAACATCGGAAGTGCCTTCAACCTTGCATAGGTATGGAAGTTCACTAAACAAGAGCCTTTTTCGAGCAAAGTTTTATGATGCTGTATCTAACCTCCTCCTATGTGTCTATTATACTGTTATGTTTTTACAATTCAACTTTTTCATATGTTTGTTGGAGTTGAATGAAAGGAACCTTAAATGTctatttttgttggaaaaggAGGATTGAAAGGATGGTAGAACTCCCTAATACATGCCTGAATAGATTTGGTTTTCTTAAAAGCGAGCTTAGCCAGTGTTTGTTACTGGTTTTATTGCCCTTTGTTGAATTTCTAGAGAATGGTACACACAAGGAGTTTTGTCCCCTATACTTGTGCTAGATCTTATTTACAGCTATTACTGAGCATAAAATGTGCCTGTGGATGTGCAATATGGTACTCCTATGCGAGTGTTTGTAGCTGATCGCAGTATTCAACCAAGCTGGTTGCatatttgttttccttcttctttggAAACGGAAAATAAATCAGAAGAATAATTGGATTCGGTGATAATATAACCTGTAGAAGCAGTAGATTATGtctttgaaaaattgaagtCTGATATGTGATGCATAGAGTTTTGGTGTAGTGgtacttttaaaaattttaacaaCAGTTCATTTTCCTGTATATTTAAAACAAAGAatgttttctgaaaaatatcGTAGGTATACCTTAGATCCTTAGAATACTCCCTGTTCTTGAAAACATACGCTAGGGTAATCCATTTACATATATTTTAAATCAGATAAAGGTGCTGATGGGCATTGTAATTTTATCATCTGACAATTTGCCTTTCTCatgtaaaacaaaatatttgtaTCAGATCATGCTGGTAAATGGTTAGTAGTTGGTTTGCTTTTCTGATTTTTACTTTGTGGTTTGTAGACTTATGCTGCATCCCCACCAATTGGTGGTTGGTGGTGAGCAATTGAGCAGTGCAAGTCGCTTTAATCTGTAAAAGTCTGAAAACTAGCTGAACTGAATCAAACTGTCTTGTTGCTAGTGTGTCATGCAAATGTTCTTCTTGTTAAAGtattcttttcaaaatcatttgacaATCATTGGAGAGGCCGCTAGTTTTTTCTGCTTATATCTAACCAATGGCAGACATGCTCTAAAActcccctcacgtgcaacccccGACTTGCATATGGAGATATGCAAAGGATGTTTTTTCTGCTTATATCTAACCAATGGAAGACATACTATAAAActcccctcacgtgcaaccgcCGACTTGCATATGGAGAGATATGCAAAGGATCCATACTGTTGGGATCACCATCAAACAAGGTGCATTTAAGACAACCAAAAGGGCAATCAGTCAAGGAGGTCTTGCTGTAGAACTTCCAAAAGTcacgctttgataccatgttagagcATCCAAATAAAAACCAATATTCGATGAATTGAGAAACCTCCCAGGCTCATAAACTAGATTTTTGAGGAGAAAATTAACAAGatgggacaagctctaaaaCATGTTTAGCTATGATATTAATGTGGCTTAGCGAATGTCTCCCTTCTTGGATTTCCATACGGATCCCCGagtctcaaaatttgattgtaGATCTTATGTCAAAAAGTTTGTTCAACTTGCTCGCGTTGTTTTACTTTGGTTAAATGCTACTTGCTCGGTAGGTTCATATTTGCTTACcaatcaaaaccaaaccaaaccgagccttgtgtcccaatcattggagtcggctacatgaaACCTATtattccattgagctctgtacAGGGCTACCTGTTGTCCTGttcacttagatttagtaagcccaaATCCTTCCGTATCACGGCTCCTAAAGTCAGTTTAGGTCTTCCTCTTCTCCTAGCCCTACTATCCACGACTATCAAGTCACTCTTCTCAACTACTGCATGTGCATGTCTACGGTAAATATGTCCATGTTCATATTTGCTTGTTTCCATTATTTGAGGGGTTCACCAGCTTGGTCCCAAATTCTCCCAATTTGCTGTACTGTGCATGAATGAGGAAATGAATGACCTAAACTTTGCACGGAGCAGCTCTAGGACCTTATCTAAGGTCTGGATCAGTTTGAGTCTTGAATATTTGCTTCTAATGTATCTTGTTGCTGGTATAATACTCATTAGTatgggtttttttaaaatctttttggTGTTATATGCAGAGTATGGTGTATTTAGGTTGAATATTGTAGGAAGGCAAATATTTGTAGTTTGCTATTTTGGAAATTCTCAGCTTTCTAGAATTAGGACAGCTTTGTGCCCATGAATATGGATGCTATTTTTATAGAATTAGGACAGCTTTATGACTTATTTTCTTTCGCAATCCCTAAAACCTCTAACTTCTCCTTCACCAGTTGAAAAATCTTAAATGGAGGGGCTTTGCTTTATCACACTTCATCCACCAGGAGGCAGCTGTATTCCAAGATACCAAGTTCTGTCCAACATTAATGCCACTCGACTCATTTTTCTTATTACAAATATTTACGCAGATTTTTTCCAATTATGAAGAATCAATGTCTAAACACTTGCTACCAAGAAGAGTGATATTTGCTCTTCTGGTTGTGACATTTGTGCTTGTGGTTTTGGTATTTGCTCGTGTTGTAGTACAGTGGTCTGTTGCTAAGGAAATGGTTTCCTTATATTTCTCAAGTCTTATGTGTTCCTGGAATTTATTTCTAAGAATTCTGTTCTGCAGTGCTGGTACTTCATATGCCGGTTATAATGAAGATGAGACATTTGCTTCAGAACAAGGGGGCTTAAGTGATGATCAAACAATTCCTATTGTTCAAGAGAGTTCAACTTACACTAATTATCAAACTTACATGAACAAAACACCGAGGTCAAGATGGTCGAAACAAGACACGGAATTGTTCTACAAGGTAACTCTCGCTGCTGTTAACATTGTTTTtacgaatatttttttttgaaaactatttgttttggggggtttttttttttgtattgtttctgaagttaaagaaaaattgatttcaaagataaaaactAGTTTATTTCCCTTCATGCTAGAACTGTAACTGGAGTTAAGCTCAGACCATGCATATGACACATCACTGTATCCAATCCAAATGATTTGACCAAGTTTCAACTGGATTGACCATGGATTGCGATGCTCAAAacagaataatgaaaaaaaaaaaactgttatgACCAGATTCTTAAGGTGACTAAAATGTGGTGTTGTATCAGTTTTATGAAATGCTTGAAGGTTCCCCTCTTCCCCAAGAAAGAGAACCTATTTTTGTTTGCCACAGTTGATGAGGACTCAATGTGTGCTCTTAATTGTCGCTCCAATTGTAGGTTGCACTTCCAGTTTCTTGGGATTTTAAGCTTTTAGAAATCTAAATGAGCGTTAAACCAATGAACTTGTTTAGTCTTGAATTGTTGGCAATAGTTGCGAATGTCCCATTTGGTAATGATTATTGATAAGGAGTGTGTTCTTCattattcgttttttttttctttcaaaagtcatatttttcatacCCTTTGAGATAATCCAAATTCTCCCATTTTGCTTACTTACAAGATGCTTTGGGATGCTTGTGTGCCCCTTGAAGTTAAATGTGTTCGCATTTACAATTACTCAAAGTAATCTCAGGTCCATTTGTATGGTTCATGCGCCACTTGTTTAGTGCATGAATCTTGTTTCTCACGAGATTTTGGTAAGACAGACAAGAGAATCACGACCAATTCGTGATTGGAGGCCAATATAGACGAGATATTGGTTATAGAGATGAGATGACGAGGATTGACCCGCCAAGCGGTTCAAGCTATGTTTGGACTTACGTTTGGCATTTGGAACAAGGAGCAACGTACTCCTTGTGTGACGAGATCAACCAATAGAGTGGTTGAAGAGGCCCGAGGAGAAAGAGCCAAAACGGACAACGGACGGTTATTTACCTAGTGACTAGAGATAGACAGAAAAGCCCATTAGGCTCAGAGACGAACAAAATGCAATGTGATGAGAAGACGAGACGAGACGGCAAGAGACAGATGTATTGACAAGTAGGGATCAAGCTTATGGGGGGATGTTGAAATATGGTAAGCTTGATTTACATGTGAGAAACATGTTCAAGGATTTGCTGAGGATTTGGATCAAACTAGGAGATTTTTCAAAGATTGAATAGATAAGATTTGGTCTGGAAAGTCCAAATTGGTAGGCGCATGATTTAGAGCTTGAatcctatatatatgtgtgtgtacaagTCGTAGTGTAAAAGTGTGGGTAAAAGATGAGATAGAGATGGCAAAGACGTGAGAAAGGGAGCCCCTCTGGGGGCCTCCCGCACCACCAATGGGAGTAGTGTTAGTGAGAGAGTAATGTAATTTTGATTGAGTCTGATTATAGAAAGAGTAGTATTTGATTGTGTGTGAAATTCTCTCTTATCCACCAatttatggtatcagagcgtagCCAAGGGATCCTGGGACGAAGAAACTCGAGACGAGAAGGACAGGGTTTGAACGGTAGAGAAGACAAAGATGAGCCAAAGAAATCAGAGCCGGAAACAACAATCTGGTGACAGATTTCGACGAAATAGGCGCGTCTCTTTGATAT contains the following coding sequences:
- the LOC131306657 gene encoding protein transport protein Sec61 subunit beta-like, with protein sequence MAVGGAAPPRGSAAAAAANLRRRRTAGGGTAAGGAAGNMLQFYTDDAPGLKISPNVVLVMSIGFIAFVAILHVMGKLYFVRREA
- the LOC131306664 gene encoding uncharacterized protein LOC131306664 encodes the protein MATDLDALDEIFSEPAAKKVRTGVKFQPKAKPRPRKESSAVVDVGENKKPSLVGSGSETLKNEKSLKNNEDFVSGVHSSDDRAVVNPSLEHFVIGESLGSGAGLPSDVSPDVNGLHFTIGKSAGESADIFFGLESLDDFYSQSTTTSTVGAANRSLKEVDLSVHLGNDLSTSCPVNNDAEGILAHSEIPTVRDSDTRSVEEEPVIPVVSHLNVSAVGVSNASSPDPSADLTIPQDPLTCGDSASCESGVPHINTRCVEIEDAEANPCLETLFQLTTQSGQRRGKFKPKPKAQIDGEKPGGMTSRPQGYESVPCSQNAQYVPSESEYINEASIPAMPTNDLLNFSSLRFDDTSSQIPEIEEPMYPGETSEKIVSPRTKCRKRKRRKVPVVSSDHQQASISGPENEADDDENYVYESPSGSHIHEDESFDGKLQEIKTTKKRKVPRKSNKSATQKEKPVQKRKKAKEVPDPATKEPPGKFSHSTKRKRRQVDKALLDTPEDEIDVTKLCMRDLILLAEHRERISSKEGKTSEVPSTLHSAGTSYAGYNEDETFASEQGGLSDDQTIPIVQESSTYTNYQTYMNKTPRSRWSKQDTELFYKALRQFGSDISMIQQLFPGRSRTQVKLKYKKEERQNPLRLHEALTTRSKDHTHFQLVIEHLKEVAAQEKENSCRDDSTGFPGDEEEEEVAKSEQAEEGVKQAEEGEVEATEPDITEVHSPTKTCDTEDDLSRWSQYKSEL